A stretch of Triticum aestivum cultivar Chinese Spring chromosome 1D, IWGSC CS RefSeq v2.1, whole genome shotgun sequence DNA encodes these proteins:
- the LOC123182853 gene encoding probable polygalacturonase At1g80170 — MALLASAPLLLAALAGAVALLLPGAAEARVLLSLDDFGAVGDGIANDTQAFVDAWEAACATGGNTYLNVPAGKSYQIWPVTLAGPCRGEIKLMISGNIIAPESPEEWEDGDQGRWLHFTGVGDLSLSGGGIVDGRGHQWWAGACEDENCTSYRQHEVAPMALHFEDCQDVSVKGLTLQNSQRQHLVFTRCYNVEANYLRVTSPEYSPGTAGVLVVSSTNVHIKDDLFSVGGDCVSIVGNCSDVRLRAISCGPGLGISIGGLGENQSNHKIEKIKTDTMFISNTKNGVRVKTYEDGCGFARKVKFAQIMMRNVANPIVIDQHYSAANRGTQCGTPNGSAVAVENINYIDITGTSATERAVTFACSDAMPCRRLYLDGVNLTTAGGGSTSAFCHQAFGKHVGDVLPESCLGKEDFVQLQAAPTTGDAQDGEDAADW; from the exons ATGGCGCTTCTTGCAAGTGCGCCGCTCCTGCTCGCggccctcgccggcgccgtcgccCTCCTGCTGCCGGGCGCCGCCGAGGCCCGCGTCCTGCTCTCGCTCGACGACTTCGGCGCCGTCGGGGACGGCATTGCCAACGACACCCAG GCATTCGTCGACGCGTGGGAGGCGGCGTGCGCCACCGGCGGCAACACCTACCTCAACGTCCCCGCCGGCAAGTCCTACCAGATCTGGCCCGTCACGCTCGCCGGCCCCTGCCGCGGCGAGATCAAGCTCATG ATTTCCGGGAACATCATCGCGCCGgagagcccggaggagtgggaggacGGCGACCAAGGCAGGTGGCTCCACTTCACCGGCGTGGGGGACCTGTCTCTCAGCGGCGGCGGCATCGTCGACGGCCGGGGCCATCAATGGTGGGCGGGGGCCTGCGAGGACGAGAACTGCACCTCGTACCGCCAGCACGAGGTCGCCCCCATGGCGCTCCACTTCGAGGACTGCCAGGACGTGAGCGTCAAGGGCCTCACGCTGCAGAACAGCCAGCGGCAGCACCTGGTCTTCACCCGCTGCTACAACGTCGAGGCCAACTACCTCCGGGTCACCTCGCCGGAGTACAGCCCCGGCACCGCCGGCGTCCTCGTCGTCAGCTCCACCAACGTCCACATCAAGGATGACCTCTTCTCCGTAG GTGGCGACTGCGTGTCGATTGTGGGCAATTGCTCCGATGTCCGGCTGAGAGCCATCTCCTGCGGGCCTGGCCTCGGCATCAG CATTGGAGGCTTGGGCGAGAACCAGAGTAATCACAAGATAGAGAAGATCAAGACGGACACCATGTTCATCTCCAACACCAAGAACGGCGTACGCGTCAAGACCTACGAG GACGGCTGCGGCTTCGCGCGCAAGGTGAAGTTCGCGCAGATCATGATGAGGAACGTGGCCAACCCCATCGTCATCGACCAGCACTACTCCGCTGCCAACCGGGGAACTCAATGCGGCACGCCG AACGGGAGCGCGGTGGCGGTGGAGAACATCAACTACATCGACATCACCGGCACGTCGGCGACGGAGCGGGCGGTGACGTTCGCGTGCAGCGACGCCATGCCGTGCAGGCGCCTGTATCTGGACGGGGTGAACCTGACGACGGCCGGCGGGGGCAGCACGTCCGCGTTCTGCCACCAGGCGTTCGGGAAGCACGTCGGGGACGTCCTCCCGGAGTCGTGCCTCGGCAAGGAGGACTTCGTCCAGCTGCAGGCGGCCCCGACCACCGGAGACGCTCAAGACGGAGAAGATGCTGCTGATTGGTGA